From a region of the Streptococcus ruminantium genome:
- a CDS encoding hydroxymethylglutaryl-CoA synthase — MNIGIDKIGFAAPDYVLDLADLALARNIDPNKFKIGLLQSEMAVAPITQDIVTLGAQAAEAILTEEDKKTIDMVIVGTESSVDQSKAAAVSIHNLLGIQPFARSIEMKEACYGATAGLSLAKSHIAQFPKSKVLVIASDIAKYGIASGGEPTQGAGAVAMLVTANPRILVLNNDNVCQTRDIYDFWRPNYDKYPRVDGKFSTEQYTDCLTTTFDYYQQRTSKKLKDFAAMCLHIPFSKQGLKGLQAIAQDQETLTNLTERFQEAIVYNKIVGNIYTGSIFLSLLSLLENSRVLKAEDQILFYSYGSGAVCEIFSGYLVEGYLNQLEQDRLHRLNQRTKLSVEEYENIFFEELSLDETGTSSDLPVDHSTFSLIKVDKHKRIYRKN, encoded by the coding sequence ATGAATATCGGTATTGATAAAATCGGTTTTGCGGCACCCGATTATGTTTTAGATTTGGCTGACTTAGCCTTAGCCCGCAATATTGACCCTAATAAATTTAAAATCGGTCTTCTCCAGTCTGAAATGGCTGTAGCACCCATCACCCAAGATATTGTCACATTAGGTGCCCAAGCTGCAGAAGCTATTTTGACAGAAGAAGACAAGAAAACCATTGATATGGTCATCGTTGGAACTGAGTCAAGTGTAGATCAGAGTAAGGCAGCAGCTGTCTCCATTCACAATCTGTTGGGCATCCAGCCTTTTGCTCGCTCCATCGAGATGAAAGAAGCTTGCTATGGAGCAACTGCTGGTCTCAGTTTAGCTAAAAGTCATATTGCTCAATTCCCAAAGTCCAAAGTATTGGTTATCGCTAGCGATATTGCCAAATATGGTATTGCTTCTGGTGGCGAACCGACTCAAGGAGCCGGTGCCGTGGCTATGCTGGTTACTGCCAATCCTCGTATCCTAGTACTCAATAATGACAATGTCTGCCAAACTCGCGATATCTACGACTTTTGGAGACCAAACTACGATAAGTATCCACGTGTTGATGGTAAGTTTTCGACTGAGCAATATACGGATTGCCTCACGACAACCTTTGATTATTACCAACAAAGAACCAGTAAGAAACTCAAAGATTTTGCAGCTATGTGCTTGCACATTCCTTTCTCCAAACAAGGACTCAAAGGATTGCAAGCTATTGCACAGGATCAGGAAACTCTAACCAACCTAACAGAGCGATTCCAAGAAGCAATCGTTTACAATAAAATAGTTGGAAACATCTACACGGGTTCTATCTTTCTCTCGCTCCTTTCTCTTTTGGAAAATAGCAGAGTTTTAAAGGCAGAGGACCAGATTCTCTTTTACAGCTACGGTAGTGGAGCTGTCTGTGAGATTTTTAGCGGCTACCTAGTTGAGGGCTACTTAAATCAATTAGAACAAGATCGTCTTCATAGACTCAACCAACGTACAAAACTCAGTGTTGAGGAGTACGAGAATATCTTCTTTGAAGAAC